The genomic segment attataaatattatatatatatatattaaatccacttaagaaatatttgtaaaaaacattttttcaAATTGTATTCTTCCAAGTTAAGCAaagaaataatgaaaaaagaaaaaaaaaaataaacaaacttTTAATCTGATTCATCATCCATTACATCTAATTTATCAAGTGtcttatataaaacatgACCAAAGTTCTTATCACcttttttatcaaaatttaatgtcattgtttctttttccttttcatcatcatttgtatttgtaatattttctttatttttgttttcatttattttttgtttaattaaTTGAACAACAGCCTTATCtgttttttttgataaaatatCCAATTTCTTTTTCAGGTCTCTTTTTAAATCAgcatttatatcttttgcATTTATTTGATCTAAGATGTTACCTTGAAATACTTTCGTTAATTCTTCATCAAATTCCTTATTTAATTTTGCTTCATAATCTTCAGTATCAGGACATGGGATACATGATTTCTTTAGTTCCTTATTTACTGGAATGTAATTATAAAACCTTAAATTCTCATAATCATTTGTATCCATTTTGTGATCTTACCAcctttcataatattaataaatattactatatatatatatatatatatatatatatatatatatatatatttatatttatatgtatgtatgtatgtatgtatgtatgtatgtttaGTTTAATAtctcataataattattcatgTATTTATAATTCTCTGATggattatatgaaaatacaTTAACAAATAAGATAAATGActtaacaaaagaaaaaagaaaaagaaaaaataggGAAAGAATCATTAcactataattatatatatatatatatttatttatttatttatctatttatCATTCtttatttgaatttttctatatctaatttgaaataaaaagaaaaaaaaaattatccattatatatatatatatatatatatatatatatttatttatttatcatactttatttgaatttttctatatttaatttaaaataaaaacaaaaatattattcattatatataatatttaatacagggaaaaaaaaaaaaaaaaaaaaaaaaaaaaaaaaaaagtcccagaaaaaaaagaaatatatattcttctatatttaaatattttgagatatgtattatatatatgaacattaAAAATGTTAGTTCGATagatcaaaaaataataatactttagttttcataatgaaataagtcttaaatataatatatatataattataaaaattatagagATAAAACAAAATCCTTCAAAcataattttgttattttataagtaatatttatattatattttattatttcttaatataaattatactaTTTTATTAGAAAATAAGGGAactgtttttttatattttgaaaaaaaaaaaaaaaaatggaatatatatttgtacataaatattataataatataatttgaattatttatagattatgaaaaaataatatgtagttatataaaataaatgtgaatgactttttattttttgattaaCTTCACActtattttagaaaaaaaaaaattaatgagataataaaaaaaatgtgatcCTATTGTTCTCATagaatttaattataatttggtgtatataataaatgtataaatgataatttagcaccataaaaatgaattgaaatataatatatttctttaatatattcaataatataaaaacatcctaatctaatataataaaaaattattatattatattatatgttataaaatacactgttttaatattttagtatcaaaatataaatatgtaaatatatatatatatacacttcatatgtatatatttatttttttttttttaattcatattCTCTTATTtcaactttttattttatctcttttattatttatttattttttttttttttttttgttctacaCATGGATTTACCATTTAAATAtcctttttcattattttttttattttatttcattttgttaGTTATGAAGGAATAATATCTGTATAGATTGTATTACCGTATTTGTATTAGTTGTAAGTTCCAATGTCTTATTTTCCTTGATAACAATGTTAGCAGTTACTTTAGTATATTGTTTAGgtttaagaaaaatattatttataaaaatttcatTATTAACTTTAATTGAATTAATTTCTTGTTTGCCCGTAGGAGATCCTATTTCTATAGTAACAGAATATGTTCCTTCATGTATAAGATCTATGGAccatttattaaatgtttGCTTATTACATGTATTAGTGTTATTACATTCATATGGGACAAACGAAATTCCTGCATGTGTAGGATCTTTTTTATCTAAATATCTCAAATCAATTGGTGTAGGTAATAAATCCCATCCGTATTTGAAAAATCCATGATCTGATTTTTTCATTCCATTATCTATTATCCAATTGAATGGTTTAgaaatatgtacatttttgcttctaaaaaaaatattaatttcatattgacttttttttttgtctgattctttttcttgattttttatatctatacAAGGTATACcataaaatgttatattacCACCTGTTTGAGCTTTGGGATTATTTACTTTGGAAATTACAACTTTTACCGTATTGGTCTTTATTGGAGTTTTAAGGACATAATGATGATGCCCAGgagatatagaaaatatttcTGGGTTTTTTATGCttggaaaatataaagataattcattgattgtattattattagataaATTCAATGTTTTAAACGTAAAAGAGTGTATGTCTATGTCATACTTAAAATTTATACTTACGTATTGACCCAGTGATTTATTTTGTGCAGTTTTCCATGTtgaatattctttttcttgGTTATTACCACTGAATCCAGCGTTACAATCAAACATTTGGGATTCATAAGAAGAGGTGTAACATGAATGGAAATAATCCGAACTAGTTAGAGAAACTGGTTGTACATAACCTTTACATGTATCACCTGATCGTAAATCACTCGGTTGTACAAAGAGTAAAAATGTTGTAGGAGTAGGTAGAGATATAATAACCTCTCCTTCATTATATTgtgaagaatatatataatatatcttttgtTCCGTTGAACTGTTATTTGAATTTTGTTGTACTTCATATATGGATAACGTTTCTTTAGTGTTTGTAAACTCTTTTTTAGTAATATCATTTAAAGggatattctttttttgttcttttggTATAGCTATATAAACAATACAATATACATTTATCCTAAAtttgattatatttttattaaaattataaagagTTCTAATtgcttttaatttttcatgtaTTGTAGGTATgtcattaattaaataactcatattattcataaatgCATGTACCCCATTTTGTAATGGAAAAATTTCAAATGTATCTCCATTTAATTCCGTTATTCTTAAAGGCGTAGATACATTAccttgaaaaaaataatttgatGGTATTATTTCttccataatattatttgacTTCcagtataatataatatgggATATGTGTGGATTTGCAAATTTCATAGTActcaaatgaaaatattcaattcttattttatatttctttccaCCTATTAATCCTAACTTTTCTGAATTTGTTTTATGCACTTTGGAATTCATTTTATCGAATGATTGAAtagatataggtcttatttCTTCtgattcttcttcttttggAAAAGGCATATTGTCTACAATTATAGGAGAATTATCtaaaaatattcttatcCCGCAATCATGATCTACTGAGAAAATGTAATTATCTGATTCAGGGATTTTTAAATATCCATCCCATCTAATTGAAAAATGTTGGTAAGGAATATTTTCTATTGGTATCCCTGTGTCCCATATaaagtttatatatttatcattatgtATGGCTGTAGGATAACCAGAAAAATAagcattattataataactaGCCATTAATCCATCAGCTTTTTCTTCAACAACATAACCTTTCTGCATAGAACagttctttttattttcaagatatgattttctatttttttctacCTCCTCTTCTAGttcaattattttatttccagTATCACTTAGAGATGTTGcttgtaataataatctaTTAATGTTACGACTGGAATTTTTTGCTAAATCATTAATAtcttgaatttttttttttaacaaatcGGATGCATTACCACATacttctttatatttttcatatataccaactaattttttgtattcaAAATCTAATTTGTTTACAGCATCAAGAAGTTCATTGGATTTAGATTGGAAAAAAGTACGTGCCTTACTTCGTACAACATCATAATTAATTACTCCTTTGCAATAATCCCAATCTCTATTTCCTTTTCCTATTAATTGAACCTCCACATAGCACCATTCCTTTCCCGTTATACCATTAGGATCTGTTGCCCTAGTGCAGTCTGTATATGTTTGATCGTCTTGAACAAAGGCTGCTGCACATAGACGCCCATCCACGGTTTTCCTATGTTGTTGTCGATATTCCGTCAGTTtctatatacaaaaaaaaaaaaaaatatatatatatttatatatatgtaggtAGGTACAAATATTTAGAACTATTATAAATGGTTACATATACATGTACTTTCATAAACTTCATTATTATGttctccttttttttgtCTTATATGTTCTAGTGTCATACCTTTAAATTTTCCTTATCATAATTTTGAGTGTTACATTTAGAAGAAAGAAAGATTAATACAAAGCAAATAGTATTTATGTACTTCATAATATGATTTATACTAAGGATTGGTATAAAGTACAGGagtaaattgaaaaaaaaaaaaaaaaaaacacgaaaatatatatatatatatatatatatatatatatatatatatatttatttattatataaaaataatattataaaagtaaataaataagatattaattttttattaatttataacatatattttttttttggatatgcaaaaatatatgtaattttcTATAggggtaaaaaaaaaaaaaaaaaaaaaagttacaGAGGTTAACTTGGTAGACAATTTATGCGTTAccaaaaattatattcacTAGCATAATTTATGGACACGcggaaaaaaagaataattcaATAAAATGCTCAACAACTTTCTTTTACAgggaaattaaaataatgcgaaattattttgatgaacatttttatattctatcattttttataaataaaaaaatattgttcTATATGCTTATACATATGAAAAAGTTCGCTAACTTtaagatataatatttaatttaaaaaaaaaaggatgaataatttttttaattttttttttttttctacaaaTTTGTTTGCCACTAAAATAACATtaagtataaaaatatatgagtaataataatataatgaacaaaataaattgaTTTTATTAATAGAAACATGTGTTATACAAATAAGGTTGGTTGGTGTATggaatttaataattattaaaaaaaaaaaaaataatatattgatcaataaattatttgtgtattttttaatttataattctaGCTTCAATTTATTTCCAACATCCATATGTGATATCATCTATAAGGAAAAATCAAAAAGgaaatttatgtatatatatatatattaataaaatatgaattaacttatataagtatatatatatattattacatctTTAAATTCTTCAAAGGATATCATTCCGTCACCATCTTTATCTGCTTGTAATATAGTTCGATCTACTAATTGTTGTAACTACaccgaaaaaaaaaaaaaaaaaaatatatatatatatatatatatatatatatatattataattaaaaaggtcatataaataaaaatgctTTGTTGTcttgataaattaaaatatacctGTGTATCGTTCAAATTATTACCAACCATCATTTTCATAACGGTAAATAATTCTCCATTAGATATCATTCCATCTTTATTAATATCGTATACATCAAAGGCAAATTTCTTCTTCTGGAAATCATCAGTACTAGATGCTAATTTTGCTGTAATgaatgattaaaaaaaatatataagtaaataagatatatacTAAATGTGAATCTATGTACGCTCATATTTATACTTTTACattttgatataaaaaaaaaaaaaaaaaaaaaaaaaaaatcatacacaaatacatacatacatatatatatatatatatatatatacatagtaatgatgttttatttttttacttattCCAACTAAAAATTCTACAAATGAAACTTTTCCATCTGAATTTGAATCAAATATTGATATAACCCTTTTAACTAGGGGATTCTGAACaaacaaagaaaaatatatatatatatggaataatttattatgtattaattttattttcctatgtatttaataataagaaaaatatgaggacattttcattcatattaagtaaatatattctgtatatatttccagaataactttttaataatttataattttataatacttcattattttattgttattttttattttacatcaCATATTTCAGGAACATCAAATAATTCATTAGGATCTAACTgtccatttttatttgtatcaaGTTCTATAAAtcttttatacatttttttgatATCTGTTTCACTAAAATTAGCTGCTTGTAATAAATCTTTTTGATCTTTTTCAGATAATATCGCTTGTGTGTTTCTATACAAtatgaaatgaaaatatatacatatatatatatttatgcaaccaaattatatatgtctaattaaaaaaaaagaacaattgAGTTgtctttataattaaattttacaaggaataaaatatttttatttcatatatatatatatttaggtaGCTTTTTATTAAAGAATTATGTTTTACCccatatttcctttttcttgTTATTCAtgagaaaaaatgaaaataaaattatttttttttgaattgaTAAAAGATTAACACTTTATATTTATGGTgttcaaaaataaaagaataatttttttatatttaattattaaaaaatatatacatatataaatatatatatatatataaacaagtctttttattaaaatagcattataatatcattattgaatcttatacatgtatataaatataaataaataaatatatatatatatatatatacatatatacttatattttattttataatattgtaaTGCATATACTgaaatatttcctttttctgaaatattttttaataattaatttaaattatacttatataacattatttgtacatataaaatatggatGCTTAGGATGTATATgcaacatatataatattattaatcatacacatacatacgtatatatagataaatatCTATTTCttgttatcatatttttccttttcaatTATAACagatcttatttttttttcaaatgagGGATCATACTACACAAAAATAAGTTCAATATTTCCCATCGAAAGAAAAATTGAATgctgttataaaaataagtactattaaattaaaaacgGAAAAAGAGATAAGAGGTAAtacgaaataaaaaaaaataataaaataaataatattatattaaaaatatatacatatattatattatatatatatatttatttacatgaATTATTAATGAAAATGTCCTATTCActgaaaatttttttattgcgCATTCATGCACATTGGATCAAAaaagagagaaaaaaaaaagaagaaaaaagaaaaaatatatgcgcatattacatttatgtatattttatatacaaaaaaaaaaaaaaaaaaaaaaaaaaaggtatagtattttattaattttatataaatgagaataaataaaagaaaatacatgtattatatatattatatatatactgttTTATAATCCCTTTTATATGCTATaagaaattaatattttctattttacaATAAAGGaaacaaatttttattatattgaaaaggtgtatataatttaaatatgaaactaatccaaatatatatatatatatatattttacacatttcttttttctttttttttattcaagtgataattttattttgaggttttacttttattgagagagaaagaaaaaaaaatatatatattatatatatattatacacatatacatatttttttattaatatgtgtgtgtgcgtgcggatttaatttttttctttttttttttaaataaaaatttgataatatatatatatatatatatatatatatatatatatatatatttatatcaatatataattaagcaaataatatttaatttatcttttatgGATACAACATATTCTTGTAAGTGTAGCattggatatatataaagaaaagataataaatacTAGAGCTTTATATAATAGAGTAATCGTATTTTTTCTCCAttgtattattcatatattaacaaattataaagaaatgaaattaattatttcggaaaagaaaaaatatattatatatatatatatatatatgcggGGTTATAAACTTATAGAAAATTTGTATGTTCtcccttttttaaaaaggcataataattataagtgTTTTTATTGATATTAAAAGTTGTCATaactttttaaattaatcATATCTCATTTAAACTTTTGGGcttttttctttgttttattaaaatatcaccaatatttttatatatacatattttatatatggatgtttatttattttattttattttattttttatctatGTGGATAAACAAATACACCCTTAATACAAACGTAATATTGTTCATAGTTATGGAAAGTTCCATAGAATAATTTGTAATAcaagtatattatattttcgtttttatattacataaataaatatatacatatatatatatatatatatatatatataatatatatataaatcaaactgtattatatattttcttaagttcttaaatatatataacatatataatatataatgcgCATATCTTATATAGTGGTTTTCCCTTTTCTTTTTGGtgtttatatgtaaaatgaTGGTTGTTAATtcggaaaatatataaaatgttaaatacctttgatttattattatatgaataaatacaAATCTCTTAttcgtattattattatatatttatgtatatccTAATACATTTAggtttaatatttataaaagaaaaaacaagaaatatagtaaaaattattttttaaatatttcataaaaataatttttttcgcttttttttattatcattttttttttttttatttg from the Plasmodium falciparum 3D7 genome assembly, chromosome: 14 genome contains:
- a CDS encoding LCCL domain-containing protein; translated protein: MKYINTICFVLIFLSSKCNTQNYDKENLKKLTEYRQQHRKTVDGRLCAAAFVQDDQTYTDCTRATDPNGITGKEWCYVEVQLIGKGNRDWDYCKGVINYDVVRSKARTFFQSKSNELLDAVNKLDFEYKKLVGIYEKYKEVCGNASDLLKKKIQDINDLAKNSSRNINRLLLQATSLSDTGNKIIELEEEVEKNRKSYLENKKNCSMQKGYVVEEKADGLMASYYNNAYFSGYPTAIHNDKYINFIWDTGIPIENIPYQHFSIRWDGYLKIPESDNYIFSVDHDCGIRIFLDNSPIIVDNMPFPKEEESEEIRPISIQSFDKMNSKVHKTNSEKLGLIGGKKYKIRIEYFHLSTMKFANPHISHIILYWKSNNIMEEIIPSNYFFQGNVSTPLRITELNGDTFEIFPLQNGVHAFMNNMSYLINDIPTIHEKLKAIRTLYNFNKNIIKFRINVYCIVYIAIPKEQKKNIPLNDITKKEFTNTKETLSIYEVQQNSNNSSTEQKIYYIYSSQYNEGEVIISLPTPTTFLLFVQPSDLRSGDTCKGYVQPVSLTSSDYFHSCYTSSYESQMFDCNAGFSGNNQEKEYSTWKTAQNKSLGQYVSINFKYDIDIHSFTFKTLNLSNNNTINELSLYFPSIKNPEIFSISPGHHHYVLKTPIKTNTVKVVISKVNNPKAQTGGNITFYGIPCIDIKNQEKESDKKKSQYEINIFFRSKNVHISKPFNWIIDNGMKKSDHGFFKYGWDLLPTPIDLRYLDKKDPTHAGISFVPYECNNTNTCNKQTFNKWSIDLIHEGTYSVTIEIGSPTGKQEINSIKVNNEIFINNIFLKPKQYTKVTANIVIKENKTLELTTNTNTVIQSIQILFLHN
- a CDS encoding calcineurin subunit B, which encodes MGNTQAILSEKDQKDLLQAANFSETDIKKMYKRFIELDTNKNGQLDPNELFDVPEICDNPLVKRVISIFDSNSDGKVSFVEFLVGITKLASSTDDFQKKKFAFDVYDINKDGMISNGELFTVMKMMVGNNLNDTQLQQLVDRTILQADKDGDGMISFEEFKDMISHMDVGNKLKLEL
- a CDS encoding pre-mRNA-splicing factor CWF18, putative; this encodes MDTNDYENLRFYNYIPVNKELKKSCIPCPDTEDYEAKLNKEFDEELTKVFQGNILDQINAKDINADLKRDLKKKLDILSKKTDKAVVQLIKQKINENKNKENITNTNDDEKEKETMTLNFDKKGDKNFGHVLYKTLDKLDVMDDESD